In Candidatus Hydrogenedens sp., the genomic window GTCTTTATCTTTTTTCTGGTCTTCTTTAGTAGAAAGAAAATTTCCAAAATCTTCTAATTGTTGATCATCTTTTTGGGAGTCTTTATCTTCTTCCTGGTCTTCTCCAGTAATATATTTTGATATTGGATATTTTGTTTTATCCATTTTGCCAAAAATTTCATTGTAAAATTTATCGCAATCTTCCGATTCTTGTGAGAAAACCGAGTATCTTTGTTTCTTTCTTTTCCCGACTTCTTGAGTTACATTTCTCCACACAGAAGTGAACTCGCCAACACAGAAATGGGATAATTTCACCGGGGTTGTAGCAAGTAAAAGGTGTAGTTCACCTTTCATATATTCGAGCAATTTGACCGATATATCCTGATTAATTTTTTCTACTTCTTCCTTTACTCCTTTGGGAAGTAATAAAAAAAATCTCCCCCCACCGGAATAAATAATATTGCACGGAGGCAGGCTAAAGTGTTCGCAGATATAAGTTGCAATAAATTCACAAAGGAGTTGGAGGAGGAATGAACGGGCTTTGAGTTGTTTTGCAGCACCCTTAGAAGGGATAGAATAAATATATTCTTGGATACCGGATACATCTCCACACAGGAAGGTGAAAAGTTCAAGATCATCTTTCTCTATAAACTCTTCTACCTTTCCTTCAGATTCTTTTTTTTCATTGGCAAGTTCTTGTATCTTATTTGTATCTTTTACACCTCTTTTTCTCTCTTCATGTAGTTCTCTATCTATGGATCGTAGTTTATCCAAAAATACTCCCAATTCATCATTATATTTTTTCCATTTCGCCAAACAAGCATCAATATTCTTTTCATCAATACCCGAATTTTCATTCAGTAAACTATAAGTAAAACATGATGCAATTGCGGAAGTTATTCTTAAATGTTGATATAAACTGATATCCGGGAAAATTTTTTGTTTTTCTGTGGGTGTTGTGGAGGGAATTCTGCTTGNNNNNNNNNNNNNNNNNNNNNNNNNNNNNNNNNNNNNNNNNNNNNNNNNNNNNNNNNNNNNNNNNNNNNNNNNNNNNNNNNNNNNNNNNNNNNNNNNNNNATATCCGGGAAAATTTTTTGTTTTTCTGTGGGTGTTGTGGAGGGAATTCTGCTTGTATATTTTTTCAATAGTGACAGCCATGTGGTGTATGGGAGGTTAAGCTTATTAAAATCCGTCCAGCCTAAAGTTTTCAGATCTTCAATAAATTCATCCCATAAATTTTTATAATCTTTCTGTTCTCCTTCGTTAGCGGTAGTAGGGAAAAATACATTTTCTGAGTAATCGGGATATGGGCTAAGCTGGAGATAAGTTTTATTTTTTTTCTCTTCTGCTGTTTTAGTGCATAGAAGATTATCAAATATGTTTTCAAGTCGGGCAGTGGACGGAGTAAAAGTAGGAGGTTCTTCATTAATTTGGTCATTCTTCCCATGTTCATATACATTTCTTTCACCAGAGGAAAGCCAATCGGCTAATTTTATAACTTTTGATTGCCAATCATCTAACTCTTTGATGTGGTGATGGAGTGCCCAACGATGGATATCATTATCATTAATAAATTTTTCTATAAAACTACAACTCCAATGAGCATGGTCATAAGTATTAAAATATTCTTTTTCCTGTTTCGTAAAAGGTTTTTCTTCCCCTGTTCTTTGCCAGAATTTACCAATATCATGCAATAACGCAGAAAGGGCGACTCTTTCAATGGCTTGTCTTATTTCATTTTTATTTTCTGTCATATAAATTCCTTTCTATTGTTTTGATGATAAAGAGGCAAGAAATATGCCAGGATTGTGGCTGTTTGATGTTTTTGTTTTATGTTATAGATAAATAGAGAATTAGTATAAAGGGGCGGATATTTTTCCTGTTGAAAAATTTTAAATCTATATTTAAATATTTCAATCCACATTTAATTTTCTTTCTTTAAGTATTGGCTTATGGCTTGAGGAGTTATTCCTAATAGTTTTGCTGC contains:
- a CDS encoding HD domain-containing protein; protein product: MTENKNEIRQAIERVALSALLHDIGKFWQRTGEEKPFTKQEKEYFNTYDHAHWSCSFIEKFINDNDIHRWALHHHIKELDDWQSKVIKLADWLSSGERNVYEHGKNDQINEEPPTFTPSTARLENIFDNLLCTKTAEEKKNKTYLQLSPYPDYSENVFFPTTANEGEQKDYKNLWDEFIEDLKTLGWTDFNKLNLPYTTWLSLLKKYTSRIPSTTPTEKQKIFPD